The DNA segment GTGGGGGCGAGCGTGTCGGCGCAGCTCGGCCTCGACGATTTGGTTGCCGCGACAACGGCGGACTACGTTCGGATCGCCGTCGCCCTGGCAGCGGACCATGGCCGCCTGGCAAGGCTTCGAAGTGACCTGCGTCCTCGCCTGGCAGCCTCGCCGCTCTTGGATGCCCCGGCCTATGCGCGATCCGTCGAGCAAGCCTATCGGGAGCTGTGGCGCACCTGGTGCGCCAACCGGCGGGGCGTCAGGCCCGCGGATTGAGGGCGGGCTCGGAACGCGCTCGGCACCATTCCCGCCATAATCCGCGACAGGCCGCTTCAAATTGGCGGGCATAGTCCCGGCCATCGGCAAGCGGAGAGGCGGCGATCTGTTGGCGCAAATCCGCGCGGAGCCGGCGCAGGCGGCTCGGATCGCGAGCGAGCCCGACGGCAATCCGCACATAGGTCTCCGGGTCTCCGGCCACCAGCGTCTCTAGGCCGACCCGGACCAGCATGCTGGCGCCCTGACGGGCGACCAAGGTGTTTCCTGCGAGCGTGACGATAGGCACGCCCATCCACAGGACTTCGGCGCTCGACAGGCCGCCGGTGAAGGGCAGAGGGTCGAGCGCGATGTCGACGCTACCCAGCGCCGCCAGATGGCCGCGGGCAGCGGGCACGCGGCCGAGATACCGGACCCGCTCCCGGTCGATACCGGCTTCGGCGAGGGAATAGGTCAACCGCCGCCTCGGCCCCGACTCGGAGAGCGCGATCGCCTTCACCAGCAAACGCGCCTCCGGCAGCGCATCCAGGATGCGCGCCCAAAGCGTTAGGGTCTCGGGCGTCAGCTTGGTAAGGTTGTTGAAGGAGCCGAGCGTCACATGTCCCGAGCGGTCAGCCGGCAAAGGCTCGACCGCCGGGGCGTCCTGTGGCGGCTCGAACACGGCAAAGCCGGCATCGAGGCGCAGGAGCCGGTCCTGGTCGGCATCAGCGCCATCGCCCGGCGGATCCAGCCAGCGGTCGGTGATCCTGGCGTCGATGGCGCTCAAGCCGGTCGCGGTCACGTGATTGAGGGCGGCGATCTGGATGGGGGCCTTGCGGCAGGCGAAGCGGCGCCGATCGCGGGCGAGGTAGCCGGTGACCGACACCATGATGTCGACGCCATCGGCGCGGGCGGCGGCGGCGACGGCGTCGTCGTCCAATCCGGCGATGTCGCGCCAACCGTCCGCCATGGCGCGCAGACGTTCGGTATCGTCATCCGGCCGCGCCACCTCGGCATAGCCCAGAACCCGGAACCGGTGGCGATCATGGTGAGCCCACAGCGGGCGCAGTTGCATGAGGAATTGATGCCGCCTCAGGTCCGGAGAGAGGTAGGCGATGGTCAGTCGACGCTCGGGGTCGGCGGAATTGGCGAAGCTTGGTGCCGGCCCGCAATTCCTCTCGGCCATGCGCCCCCAACGGCGACTTGCCCGCGACTGCCGAGCGGCGTCGGATTCGGGCATGAAGCAAAGCGCGAAGATGAGGTTGCTGTGGGGATCATCGTCCTCGGGCTTCAGAGCGATGGCACGGTCATAGGCGCGGACCGCATCGGCAAAGCGGCCGCGATCCCTGAGATGGTTGGCGCGGTTGAACCACGCCTCGGCATAGGCCGGCTCCAAGGCGAGCGCGCGGGCGAAGCGAGCCTCGGCGCGGTCGTCGTCGGCGAGTGCTGCCAGCGAGCCCAAGGCGAACCAGGCATCGGCATAGTTGAAATCGTGGGCGATCGTCCGCCACAAGGTGCGCTCGGCCGCGGCACCTTCTCCTTCGTCAACGAGCGCGCCGCCCAGATTGGTCAATATCGGCACCACCCCAGGAGCCAGCGCCACCGCCCGGCGGTAGGAGCCCGCGGCCTCCTCGCCTCGCCCGAGGCGCTTCAGCGCGTTGCCGAGATTGCTGTGGTAAAGCGCTTGATCGGAGGAGATTTGGATGGCGCGACCGATCAGGTCTATCGATTCGGCGGGACGGCCCATGTCGGAAAAGGCCACACCGAGGAGATGCAATGCATCGGCGTGCTGCTGCTCGCGCTGGAGAATCGCACGATAGAGTTGGGCCGCTTCGCCGATGCGCCCGGCGCCATGCAGGCTGATCGCTTGCGCCAGGATCTCGCTCACTAGCATCGGCCGGCGGGGCTCAGTCGACATGGGCAAAGGCCCCTGGATCTGCGCGCCCCAACCGGCTAAACCCTAGGCCGATGTCGATTTTTACCGGCAAGAACGTGCTCGTCACCGGCGGCACCGGCCTCATCGGTCGCCCGTTGGTGGAAATGCTGCTTGCCGAGCGGGCGGCGGTGCGCGTCGCCTCGCTCGACGATCCATCACGGGTGGTGCCGGGGGCCGAGTTTCGTCGTCTCGACCTTACGGTGCTCGACAATTGCCTCGAGGCTTGCCGCGACATCGATCATGTCTTTCATCTTGCCGGCATCAAAGGCTCGCCGGCAATGACGCATTCCCGGCCGGCCAGCTTCTTCTTCCCGACGATCTCGTTCAACACCAACATGATGGAGGCGGCGCGCCGGTGTGCCGTCGAGCGCTATCTCTTCACCTCCACCGTCGGCGTCTATTCCCCGGCGGAGGTGATGCACGAGGACGATGTCTGGCGGAGCTTCCCCTCGCCGAACGATCGCTTCGCCGGATGGGCGAAGCGCATGGGCGAGCTGCAGGCGGAGGCTTATGCGCTCGAATATGGCTGGGACAAGATCGGCATCGTGCGGCCGCCCAACGTCTATGGACCGTTCGACAACTTCGATCCCGAGGGCGGCATGGTCGTGCCCTCGCTCATTCGCCGCGCCGTCGACGGCGAGCGGCCGCTGACGGTCTGGGGCGACGGCACGCCGGTGCGCGACTTCATCCATGCCCGCGACGTGGCCCGCGGCATGCTGGTTGTGATGGAGAAGGGACTCGGCCCTCCGGTCAATCTCGGCTCCGGGACCGGAACCTCGATTCGCCGGCTGGTCGAGGTCGTGGTCGCCGCGCTGGGCGAGCCCTGCGAGGTCGCGTGGGATACCAGCAAGCCGGCAGGCGACCGCATGCGGGTGCTGGACGTCGCGCGCGCGCGCGCGATCGGCTTTGAGGCGGAGGTCTCGATCGAGGACGGTATCGCCGAGACCCTGGCTTGGTACCGAGCCAACCGCGCCGGTCTGCCCAAAAGGTACGACGTGTTCAAGGATCAAGTCTTCCGGCCCTGACGTCGTGCGCATACCTGACATGCTGCGACGGTCATGGAATGTCTCAAATGGTGTTACCAATTGCCATCCTGTCGGGGGCCAAGACAGGAGCGATCGTCATGAGCAGGAATATGGTGTTTGCGACCGTCGCGGCGGCATTTCTCGGCCTTGTCGGGCCGGCCGTCGCAGGCGATCCGCCTACGGCGGATACGACCGTGACCTTCCAGTGCCCGGGAGAATCGCCGCAGCAGTTCCACTACTACGGCTCTCGCGCAGGACGCAGCGACGAAACCGCCAAATTGGAGGCCCAGTGGTACTGGAACCGGACGCGAGCCGATCATGGAGCAGGCTGCACGATCCTCAGCCCAAAATAGCTATCGGACGCCGCCGCGCCGCATCCTAGTCGTCGACCTGCCCATCGGGCTCGTAGACGATGATGCGGCTGCCGGCGGCGCCGATCCCGACGGGGACGTGGATGAGCCGGCTCAAACGGTCGGTGACCGCCGCGCGCTTGCCGGGCTCGACGAGGAAAGCCATGAAGCCGCCGCCGCCGGCGCCGAGGAGCTTGCCGCCGGTGGCGCCAGCGGCCATCGCCGCCTCGTAGATCTCGTCGATATGCGCGTTGGACACGCTGTCGGCGAGCTCGCGCTTCAGCCGCCAGCCCTCGTGCAGGAGCCGGCCCAGCTCCGTCATCTTGCGCATCGGGTTCGTCAAGATCGCCTCGGCCTCGTCCACCATCTGGGTCATGGTGCGCAGCTGGGTGGCACGCTTGTCGAGATTGGCGATCTTCTCCCTGGCGATGTCGGTCGAATAGCGCGAAACGCCGGTGAAGAACAGCAGCAGCCCTTGCTCGAGCTCCTGGCGCTTCACGTCGGGGATGACGATCGGCCGCACCTCGAAGCGCCCGTCGGTGCCGAAATTGATGCGCGCGAGGCCGCCATAGGCGGCCCAGATCTGGTCCTGGCTGCCGACGCTCTCGCCGATGATTTCCTGCTCGATGCGGATCGTCTCTTCCGCAAGCTTGCGCTTGGTGATCATCTTGCCTTGCAAGGCGAAGAGCGCGTTGAGCAGCCCGGCGGTGAAGGACGAGCTGGATCCGAGGCCGGAGCGCGCCGGCAGATCGCCATCATGGTGGATCTCGATGCCGGACTCGAACGGGTGCTCCTGCAGGACGGCGCGCACCGAGGGATGGACGATGTCGTCGATGGCCTTCACCAGCTCGATGCGGGCGTAGACGATCCGGTGCTTGTGCTCGAAGAACGGCGGCAGCGGCCTGACGGTGATGTAGCAGTATTTGTTGATGGCCGTTCCCAGCACGGCGCCCCCGTGCTCCCGGTACCATCTCGGATAGTCCGTACCGCCTCCGAACAGAGATACGCGGAACGGGGTGCGACTGATGATCATGAGTCCTCGCCGACCGGACGCCGGGATTCCCGGAAGAACGCGGTCGCTCCCGACAGGCTTTCGGGCGTGCCGATGTCGATGAATGCCCCCTGGCGCACCACCGCATGTAGCGCACTTGGCTGGAGCTTTTCCAGGAAATCCCGCTCGAGCGACGGACCATCGCTGCCGGCCAGGCGATCCAGCGCCTGCCGTCCGAAGCAGTACAGCCCGGCATTGATGAGAGCGGGGCCCGCGCTGGACGGATCCTTCTCGACGAAGCGCTCGACATTGCCCTGGCGGCCCACGATCACGCGGCCGTAGCGTCTGGCGTCGGCGACCTCCACGCACAGCATCGAGGCTTCGGCGCCGCTCTTTTGATGCTCGCTCACCACACCCGCCAGCTCGACCTCGACGGCGCTGTCGCCATTCAACACCAGCACCGGATCGGAATGGAGCTGCTTCATGGCGAATCTGAGCGCGCCAGCGGTTCCCAGCGGCGCCGGCTCGACCACGGGGATGACGGACAGGCGATCCGGCGCTCTGCCGCTCAGATGCGCCAGAACACGCTCGGCCAGGTGGCCGAGGCAGAGCACGACCCGTTCGAGCCCGGCTGCTTCGAGCCGGACGAGCAACAAATCGAGAAAGGTGGTGCCACCGATCGGCGCCAGGACTTTCGGTGTGCTGCCGAGCACGCCCGCGATGCGGGTGCCCTGGCCCCCGGCGAGCACCACCGCGTCGATCTTGGCTAAGGTCCCGGGCATGGTCCTGAAGCCGTTGCGCCCGGCATGAGCCCGTTCACGCGGCGCGGCGGACGGTCTCACGATACCAGCCGTGAGTCCGTCCGAGACCCGTGTCGAGATCGGTCCGGGGTTTCCAGCCCATGGCGGCCAGGCGCGAGCCTTCGAGGCGTTTCAGCGGCATGCCGTCGGGCTTGTCGGCGAGGTATCGGAATTCGCCATGATAGCCGATCACGGCGGCGATGCGGCTCGCGAGCTCGGCGATCGACACGTCCTCGCCCAGGCCGAGATTGATGACGCGCTCATTGCTGTATCGTTCCATGAGGAAGACGAGGCCGTCGGCGGCATCGTCGACGTAGAGGAACTCCCGCCTTGGCGTGCCCGTGCCCCAGATCTCCACCGGACCGCCGGACGACGTCGCCGCATCGACCTTGCGGATCAGCGCCGGCACGACATGGCTGGAGCCGAGATCGAAGTTGTCGCCGGGACCGTAGAGGTTGGTCGGAATGACGGCGATGAAATCCTTGCCATGCTGGCGGCGATAGGCCTGGCAGAGCTTGATGCCGGCGATCTTGGCCACCGCATACCACTCATTCGTCGGCTCGAGCGGACCAGTGAGCAGCGCCTCCTCACGCATGGGCTGGGCGCAGAGCCTCGGATAGACGCAAGATGAACCGAGGAACATCAGCTTGGCGACCCCAGCCTTGGCCGCAGCATGGATGACGTTCGCCTCGATCGCCAGGTTGTCGTAGAGAAACTCCGCCGGCCGGCTGTCATTGGCGAGGATGCCGCCGACGACGGCGGCGGCGAGAATGATCGCGTCGGGCCGCATCTCGGCGAGCCATGCCTCGACCGCCGCCTGCTGCCTCAAATCGAGCGCCGCCCGCTCGACCGTCAAGACCGTCGCGCCGTCGGCCGCCAGCCGGCGCGCCAGCGCCGCGCCGACCATGCCCTTGTGTCCGGCGACCCAGACGCGCTTGTGGGCGAGGGGGAACAACGTGCCTGCCGCCATGGTCCTGGCCTCAGACGTTCGAGTACACCGAGTTCTGCAGCATGGTGTAGCCCTTGATCATCTCCTTGATGCCGTCGTCGAGGCTGTATTTCGGCCGGAAGCCAGTCTGCTCGATCTTGGCGTTGGAGACGATGTAGTCGCGCTTGTCCGGATCTTCACCGATTGGCGCCTCGAGAAAGACGAACTTGGGCAGATGCGTGCGAATGCGCTCGCACAGCTCCAGCTTCGACAAATTCGCATCCGACAGGCCGACATTATAGGCCTGGTCGCGCATCTCCTCGAAATTGGCGAGCCCGTGCAGGAAGGTGCGGGCGACGTCGCGGACGTGGATAAAGTTGCGCTTGAAGTGCGGCTCGAACAGCACCACCGCGCGGTCGTTGAGGGCGCGATAGACGAAGTCATTGACCAGGAGGTCGATACGCATGCGCGGGCTCATGCCGAACACAGTGGCGAGCCGGAAGCTGATGGCGTTCCCGTGCTCGAGCGCGATCGCCTCCGCCTCGACCTTGGTACGGCCATAGAGGGAGATGGGGTTGAGCGAGTCGTTCTCGGTGATCGCCTTGCCCTTCTGGCCGATGCCATAGCCGGAATTGGTGATCGGCATCAGCAGGCGCTGGCCGCGGCTCATCAGCTTCGTCAGGCTGGCGATGGCGTCGCGGTTGACGCTGACGGCACCGATCTTGTCGCGGTCGCAAAGCGGGGCGCCAACCAAGGCGGCGAGCGGAATTACCACGTCGGCCTGCTTCAGGAGCGGCTTCAGGGTCGCCTCGTCGCGCGCATCGCCGCGGACCACCGAAAAGTTCGGATCGGCGCACACGTGGTTGAGCGAATTCTGCTTGAACAGGAAATTATCGATCACGGCGACTCGATGGCCGTCGGCCAGGAGTGCCGGCACCAGCGTGGATCCGAGATAGCCGGCGCCGCCGGTCACGACGATCGAGTAGGTCTGAGCCATGCGCGCAATCCTAGCAGATTCGCCTTGGGGAGGGACGCCTCAGGCGCCGTCTGCGTCGCTGCGTCAATTGCAGGTGCGGTCGAGCACGTGGTGCAGGCGTTCGATCTGCGCCGTGAGGTCGGTCGGATGGTTGCCGACGAAGAAGCCGTGGTCGTGAGCGGTATCCGCGTTCGGCGTCGACCCGCCCACGACCTCGTAGTCGAAATACTTGATGGCGGGATGCCTGAGGAAATTGCCGCCGGTGATGATGCGGAAGCCGATATCGGCTTCCTTGAGCGCGGCGAACACCCGCTCGCGCGCGATGTTGCGCTCGGGGTTGAGGATGATGGTGAAGGAGAAGGCGGAGCTCTTGCCGTTCTCGCGCTGGATGATGAAGCGGGGATCCTTGCCCAGGAGCTGGTGAAACAGCGCCATGTTCCGGCGCCGCTGCACGGTCA comes from the Pseudomonadota bacterium genome and includes:
- a CDS encoding tetratricopeptide repeat protein, with protein sequence MSTEPRRPMLVSEILAQAISLHGAGRIGEAAQLYRAILQREQQHADALHLLGVAFSDMGRPAESIDLIGRAIQISSDQALYHSNLGNALKRLGRGEEAAGSYRRAVALAPGVVPILTNLGGALVDEGEGAAAERTLWRTIAHDFNYADAWFALGSLAALADDDRAEARFARALALEPAYAEAWFNRANHLRDRGRFADAVRAYDRAIALKPEDDDPHSNLIFALCFMPESDAARQSRASRRWGRMAERNCGPAPSFANSADPERRLTIAYLSPDLRRHQFLMQLRPLWAHHDRHRFRVLGYAEVARPDDDTERLRAMADGWRDIAGLDDDAVAAAARADGVDIMVSVTGYLARDRRRFACRKAPIQIAALNHVTATGLSAIDARITDRWLDPPGDGADADQDRLLRLDAGFAVFEPPQDAPAVEPLPADRSGHVTLGSFNNLTKLTPETLTLWARILDALPEARLLVKAIALSESGPRRRLTYSLAEAGIDRERVRYLGRVPAARGHLAALGSVDIALDPLPFTGGLSSAEVLWMGVPIVTLAGNTLVARQGASMLVRVGLETLVAGDPETYVRIAVGLARDPSRLRRLRADLRQQIAASPLADGRDYARQFEAACRGLWREWCRARSEPALNPRA
- a CDS encoding NAD-dependent epimerase/dehydratase family protein; translation: MSIFTGKNVLVTGGTGLIGRPLVEMLLAERAAVRVASLDDPSRVVPGAEFRRLDLTVLDNCLEACRDIDHVFHLAGIKGSPAMTHSRPASFFFPTISFNTNMMEAARRCAVERYLFTSTVGVYSPAEVMHEDDVWRSFPSPNDRFAGWAKRMGELQAEAYALEYGWDKIGIVRPPNVYGPFDNFDPEGGMVVPSLIRRAVDGERPLTVWGDGTPVRDFIHARDVARGMLVVMEKGLGPPVNLGSGTGTSIRRLVEVVVAALGEPCEVAWDTSKPAGDRMRVLDVARARAIGFEAEVSIEDGIAETLAWYRANRAGLPKRYDVFKDQVFRP
- a CDS encoding kinase, with product MIISRTPFRVSLFGGGTDYPRWYREHGGAVLGTAINKYCYITVRPLPPFFEHKHRIVYARIELVKAIDDIVHPSVRAVLQEHPFESGIEIHHDGDLPARSGLGSSSSFTAGLLNALFALQGKMITKRKLAEETIRIEQEIIGESVGSQDQIWAAYGGLARINFGTDGRFEVRPIVIPDVKRQELEQGLLLFFTGVSRYSTDIAREKIANLDKRATQLRTMTQMVDEAEAILTNPMRKMTELGRLLHEGWRLKRELADSVSNAHIDEIYEAAMAAGATGGKLLGAGGGGFMAFLVEPGKRAAVTDRLSRLIHVPVGIGAAGSRIIVYEPDGQVDD
- a CDS encoding NTP transferase domain-containing protein, producing the protein MPGTLAKIDAVVLAGGQGTRIAGVLGSTPKVLAPIGGTTFLDLLLVRLEAAGLERVVLCLGHLAERVLAHLSGRAPDRLSVIPVVEPAPLGTAGALRFAMKQLHSDPVLVLNGDSAVEVELAGVVSEHQKSGAEASMLCVEVADARRYGRVIVGRQGNVERFVEKDPSSAGPALINAGLYCFGRQALDRLAGSDGPSLERDFLEKLQPSALHAVVRQGAFIDIGTPESLSGATAFFRESRRPVGEDS
- a CDS encoding GDP-L-fucose synthase, with protein sequence MAAGTLFPLAHKRVWVAGHKGMVGAALARRLAADGATVLTVERAALDLRQQAAVEAWLAEMRPDAIILAAAVVGGILANDSRPAEFLYDNLAIEANVIHAAAKAGVAKLMFLGSSCVYPRLCAQPMREEALLTGPLEPTNEWYAVAKIAGIKLCQAYRRQHGKDFIAVIPTNLYGPGDNFDLGSSHVVPALIRKVDAATSSGGPVEIWGTGTPRREFLYVDDAADGLVFLMERYSNERVINLGLGEDVSIAELASRIAAVIGYHGEFRYLADKPDGMPLKRLEGSRLAAMGWKPRTDLDTGLGRTHGWYRETVRRAA
- a CDS encoding NAD(P)-dependent oxidoreductase encodes the protein MAQTYSIVVTGGAGYLGSTLVPALLADGHRVAVIDNFLFKQNSLNHVCADPNFSVVRGDARDEATLKPLLKQADVVIPLAALVGAPLCDRDKIGAVSVNRDAIASLTKLMSRGQRLLMPITNSGYGIGQKGKAITENDSLNPISLYGRTKVEAEAIALEHGNAISFRLATVFGMSPRMRIDLLVNDFVYRALNDRAVVLFEPHFKRNFIHVRDVARTFLHGLANFEEMRDQAYNVGLSDANLSKLELCERIRTHLPKFVFLEAPIGEDPDKRDYIVSNAKIEQTGFRPKYSLDDGIKEMIKGYTMLQNSVYSNV